A part of Haloarchaeobius sp. HME9146 genomic DNA contains:
- a CDS encoding cytochrome C oxidase subunit IV family protein: protein MSHTKLYTVIYVVLFVLATVQALIEMMGFLESAYWMAFGIIMVLSFAKAVVVAGYYQHLRWEPRSVTTLVLIGLIAAVALTTAASYSIL from the coding sequence ATGTCACATACCAAACTTTACACGGTGATTTACGTGGTGTTGTTCGTGCTGGCGACCGTCCAGGCGCTCATCGAGATGATGGGCTTCCTGGAGTCGGCCTACTGGATGGCCTTCGGCATCATCATGGTGCTGTCGTTCGCCAAGGCGGTCGTCGTCGCGGGGTATTACCAGCACCTGCGCTGGGAGCCCCGGTCCGTGACGACGCTGGTACTCATCGGCCTCATCGCGGCCGTCGCGCTGACGACTGCGGCGTCGTACTCCATCCTGTAG